The Chryseobacterium suipulveris genome window below encodes:
- the yidD gene encoding membrane protein insertion efficiency factor YidD, with product MKITFNKVITFPLVVLIKIYQWFISPLMPKNCRYEPTCSHYMMEALQIHGIFKGFYLGVKRILRCHPWGGEGYDPVPRK from the coding sequence TTGAAAATCACTTTTAACAAGGTCATCACGTTTCCGCTCGTAGTTTTAATTAAGATTTATCAATGGTTCATTTCGCCGTTGATGCCAAAAAATTGCCGATACGAACCGACCTGTTCTCATTATATGATGGAAGCACTCCAGATTCACGGGATTTTCAAGGGATTTTATCTCGGTGTAAAAAGGATTTTGCGCTGTCATCCGTGGGGAGGAGAAGGTTATGATCCGGTACCGAGGAAGTGA